The Deltaproteobacteria bacterium genome contains the following window.
TCTCCTCCAACCTGCTGTACTCGCTGGCTTCCATCTGCATGGCCTCGGGCGCCATCGGGAGCGCCATGCTGGCGCCGTTCTACATGCACTCCAAGGGATTTCCCGTGTCGGTGGTGGGCATGCCGTTGGTGGTCAACGGAGTCGGCGCGCTGTGTTCCGACGTGTTGTCCGGCACGCTGGCATCCTATTTCCGCTCGAGCTTCCTTTTGCTGGGATCGATGCTCGTGGCCGTCGTCACGAGCCTGGTGGGCTACGCCTTCCAGGAGAGCTTGGCGGTGTTCCTGCTGGCCTTCGCCATCATCGGGCTCACGGAGGCCATGTTCAGTCTCGCCATACGGCGCATCGTCTTCGTCCAGTCCACGCCCGAGCAGCAGGGCAAGGCGCAGGGACAGGTGGCCGCCGCGCTGGGCCTGGGCTTCGCCCTGGGACCCACCATGGGCGGGTTCGTGGGCGAGTGGTGGGGCCTCGACAAGCTCTTCCTGGTGGTGGCGGTGCCCCAGAGCCTGGGACTGGTCTTCCTCCTGCTGGCGCGCGGACACCGGACCGAGAAGCCGGTGGAGCGCGGCTCGCTGCCCCTCTGGCGCGTGGGCAAGGGACTCCTGGCCCAGCCGGCTTTTCTCGGCGCCTGCCTCGCCATCTTCCAATCGTTCCTCTGCCTCATCGGCGTCACCCGCATCGCCTTCCCGTTCCTGGCGGTGCGCCGGGGTCTCACCCTCGACATCATCGGCACGATGGTCAGCATCTCGCGCCTGACCGACACCGCCGGAAGGCTCACCGGCGGCTGGCTGTGCGACCGCGTCGGCACCCGCACCGTGATCCTCCTGGGAGTCTTCGTCACCGTCCCCGCATTCGTCCTGCAGGTCTTCGGCCAGAGCTACATCGCGCTGCTCGTGCCGCTGTGCCTGATGACCGCCGGCTTCGGCCTCTCCAACGTCGGCTCCACCACCCTCGCCCTGCAGGTCGCCGACGACTCCAGCAAGGGCGTCGCCCTGGGCCTCATCCGCGGCGGCACCTCCTTCGGCCGCATGATCGGCCCCCTCCTCGCCGGCATCCTCGTGGCCGACCTGGGCTTCCACTGGGGGTTCGTCGCGCTGGGGGTGATCTCGTTCGCCATCGGCGGGGGAGTGGCGGGGCTGTTCCGGCGGCAGCGGGAGGTTGTGTAGCGAATTCGGCCCTTGGGCGAAATTACTTTCATCGGCTTCGCTGTTCCACGTAGCTAAGTGCCGCCCGGGTAAGCAGAGCCGAGCGAGTCTGACCTTCCCGGGCCGCGGCTTCATCGATAATTGCCAGAACACGTGCCGGTACGGTGATGTTTACGCGCTTGGCCGTGCTTGACAGCCTTGACACATCCACGCCGGCGAGTGCCCATATCCCATCCTTGTAGTCTTCCGACTCGCGGTGTGCTTCAAGTGATGCCGCTCGCGGTATCGCTTGCCCGTCCATGAGGAGCCCCTCGATGTGGCAGGCGATGGCCTCGTAAGCGGACTCAATGGCCTCCTCAAGGGTGTCTCCGGCGGAAAAACAGCCGGGCAGGTCCGGAACCGTCACCCCGTAGCCGCTCTTTTCGTCCTTGTGTATGACGATAGGAAATTGCATCAGCGATCCTTCCAGTCCCATTGTGCCTGTCGATAGATGTTGCGCAACGTTCCGGTGGGGATGTCCTTGGTTGGGTGTTTGACGGTTACGTGGCCCGGCTTCTCCGGATGGGCAAACTGTTGGTGGCTCCCTCGTGTGTTGCGGAGTGTCCAGCCGTCTCTTTTGAGTCTCCGAATGATCTCCGTACTGCGCACAGTATGTATTATACACATTAGCAGGTCGGGTCAAAGTGCCGCGACCGTGGTCGGTTCGTTGCAACGCCACTCGTGCGGTGTTATTCATGCGACGGTGACATGCAGCCTTCGCCAGGAGAGCCCGCGGAGTTGGTACGGCGCTCCGTGACGCATCCCAGGTACGGATTAAGGCCCACGGACCATGCGCAACTTCGACCTCCTCGAACCCAAGACCGTCACCGAAGCCTGCCGGATGCTCGATGACGGCGAAGACGTGCGCCCGGTGAGCGGCGGTACCGCGCTCTTGATCCTCATCAAGCAAGGGCTTTTGCGGCCCCAAACCCTGGTCAATCTCAAGAAGCTGGAAGGCGCCAACGCCATCACGCGGGATGCCGCCGGCGCGGTCCGCATCGAGGCCATGGCCACGATCCACGAGGTGGAGACCTCGCCGGTGGTGCGGGAGCACCTGCCGGTGCTGGCGGCGGCCTGCCACCAGGTGGCCAACATCCGCATCCGCCATCTCGCCACCATCGGCGGCAACTTGGCCCACGGGGATCATCAGTCGGATCCGCCGGGAGTGTTGGTGGCCCTCGACGCCGAGGTGGAGTTGAGCGGAACCCACGGCTCGCGCGCCATGAAGCTCGCGGACTTCCTCCTGGGCACCTACGAGACGGCGCTGGAGCCGGGGGAGATGGTGACGGCTGTAACCGTGCCGCCGGTGCGGGGGCGGCTGGTGGGCGACTACCTAAAGTTCACCACGGGCTCGTCGGAGGAGCGGCCGTGCGCGGGCATTACGGCGCTGGTGCGATTGGAGGATGACCGTCCGGTGGAGGCGCGGCTCGCGGTGGGGGCGGTGGCGGCCCGGCCACTGCTTCTGTGCGAGGCGGATCCCACCGAAGGGGCGCTTCAACAGATGGCCGAACGCGCCGCTGAGGAGATCGATGCGATCCCCGACCTGCGCGGATCGGCGGAGTACAAGCGCCACTTGGTGCGCGTGCTCGGGCGCCGCGCCCTGGCCGCGGCGTGGAAGGAGGCGTGCCCGTGAGCGCCGTCGGGAGCGACGTCCCGCGGGTGGACGGCAACGCCAAGGTTTGCGGCTCCGCCCAGTACACGGCCGACATCGAGCTGCCCGGCATGCTCCATGCAAAGGCGCTGCGTAGCCCTCACCCGCACGCGAGGCTCGTCAGCGTCGACGTGAGCAAGGCCGCGGCCTTGCCCGGCGTCATTGCCGTCGTGACCCGCGACGACCTCGAAGGTCTCAACCCCTACTACGGCGCGGTGGTGGAGGACCAGCCGGTGCTGGCCATCGACCGGGTGCGCTGCGTGGGCGACATCGTGGCGGCGGTGGCGGCGGAGGAGCGCGAGATCGCGGAGGAGGCGGTGGAGCTCATCGAAGTAGAGTACGAGCCTCTGCCCGCGGTCTTCGACGTGGTGGAGGCGGCCGAACCTGGTGCGCCCATCCTCCACGAGGAGCGCTTCGAGACCCAGGCGGCCGTCTTCCGCGAGCAGCTCAACTTGAACGCCGGCGGCAACGTGTGCAGCGTGTTCCGGGCCGCCGACGGCGACGTCGACGCCGGCTTCGCCGAGTGCGACGAGATCTTCGAGAACACCTACCGCATGCCTCCCGTGCAGCACGGCCACATCGAGCCGCACGTGGCCACGGCGGTGTGGGAGTCGCCCAACCGGCTCGTGGTGCATACGCCGTGCCAGAACGCCGTGGGGCTCCAGGAGCAGTTGGCGCGCATCTTCGACCTGCCCGAGAGCGGCGTCCGGGTCGTCGTCCCGTTCGTGGGCGGCGGCTACGGCGGCAAGACCCACGCCCGCCTGGAGCCGGTGACGGCGCTGCTGGCGCGCAAGGCCGGGCGGCCGGTGCAGTGGGTGCTGACGCGCGAGGAGGTGTTCCTCACCGGGCGGCGCTACGGCGGGTTCGTGCGCATGAAGACCGGCTTCAAGCGCGACGGCACCTTGGTGGCGCGGGAGGTGGAGGTCTTCTACGATCTCGGCGCCTATGCCCTGTCCGGGCCGGCCAACGCCAAGACCGGTTCCTACGTGGCCAGCGGGCCGTACCGCGTGCCCAACCGCAGGTTGACCACCTACGCGGTCTACACCAACCTGCCGCCGGCGGGCCCCTACCGCGGCGTGGGCGTGCCCCATGTGGCTTGGGCCTACGAGTCCGAGATGGACCGCATCGCCCGGCACCTGGGCATGGACCCGCTGGAGCTGCGGCTCAAGAACCTGCTTCAGGAAGGCGACGTCTTCGTCACCGGCGAGTCGCTGGTGTCGGTGGGCATTTCCGACTGTCTGCGGCAGGCGGCGGCGGGCGTCGGCTGGCGCGGCCGTGAGGAGCAGGCGGACAGCGCCGGCCAGGGCGCGCTGCGGCGCGGCAAGGGGCTCGCGGTGATCATGAAGAGCACCACCACGCCCACGGCGTCGGCCGCCGGCGTGCGCTTGAACAGCGACGGCTCGGTGATGCTCCTCACCAGCAGCACCGAGATCGGCCAGGGGGTGCGCACCTGCCTGGCGCAGATCGTGGCAGACCGGCTCGGCCTGCCGGTGGACCGGGTCACGGTGTCCGCGCCGGACACCGACGTGACGCCCTACGACAAGTCCACCAGTTCCAGCCGCACCACCTTCCACATGGGCAACGCCGCGCTGCGGGCCGCCGAGGAGGTGCGCGAGCAGCTTCTGGAGGCCGGCGCCCAGGCGCTGGAAGTGGACAAGGCGGATCTTGAACTCGGCGCCGGCGGCGTGAGCGTCCGGGGCGTGCCCGACCGGAGCCTCACGATCCCGCAACTGCTGCGGGTCAAGTACGGCGATTCCGTGGGCAGCGTGTTCGGAAGCTGCAACTTCCAGGTCAAGGGCGGCCTCGACCCCAAGACCGGCAAGGGCAAGGCCGCGGCCTTCTGGTTCTTCTCGGCCTGCGCCGCGGAGGTGGAGGTGGACGTGGAAACCGGCAAGGTGCGAGTGCTCGACATCGCCACCTCGGTGGACGTGGGCAAGGCCATCAACCCGCTCCAGTGCTGGCTCCAGAACGAGGGCTCCATGCTGGAGGCCCTGGGCGCGGCGTTCTTCGAGGAGATGGTGTTCGAGCAGGGCCAGCCGGTGAACGGAACCCTGCTGGAGTACATGCTTCCCTCCATGGAGGACCACCCGGAGCGCTTCCAGTCGCTGCTGGTGGAGACCCCGCACCCGGACGGTCCCTTCGGCGCCAAGGGCGCGGGCGAAGCGGTGATCCCGGCGGTGGCCCCGGCCATCGGCAACGCCGTGGCCAACGCCTTGGGCGGCGTGAACATCACCGAGCTGCCGCTCCGCCCGGAGCGCATCGTGGCGGCGCTGGCCGAACGCGACGCCGGGGCATCCGGGGACAGGCAGGAAGAGAGCGAGGGGTAGCCATGCGACACCTCATCACCGCCACCGTCAACGGACGCGAACGCGAGCTTTCGGTCAAGTCCAACCAGACCCTGCTGGACGTGCTGCGCGACGACCTGCGGCTCAAGGGGACCCACGAGGGTTGCAGCGTGGGCGTGTGCGGCTCCTGCACGGTGCTGGTGGACGGCAAGCCCGTCAGCTCGTGCCTGATGCTTGCCAGCAACGCCGAGGGGCGGGATGTGCTCACCATCGAGGGCCTCGGCCGGGACGGCAACCTCGATCCCGTGCAGCAGGCGTTCCTGAACCGCCAGGCGTTCCAGTGCGGCTTCTGCACGCCGGGCATGATCATGGCCGTCAAGGGCCTCCTCAACGAAAACCCCAAGCCTGACGAGGCCGAGGTGCGCGACTACCTGTCCGGCAACATCTGCCGCTGCGGCACCTACGTCGAGGTGATGGCCGCCATCGAAGACTTGACCGCGAAACCGTGATGACGATTCGGGGGCGGTGGCGGGGTCGCAGGCTGGCTTAGCAGGATACGAGTCCGGGAGGTGCGGCGATGACCGAACGCATACTGGCGGGAACGCAGGAAGGCTTGCAGGTGTGGCGCAACCGGGGTCGCGGCTGGGAGGAACTGGACGCAGCGCTTCCTCCAGGCACGGTGGACGCCATTGACGGCCCGGCGCAACGGCCCGGGATCGTTTACGCCAGCGTCGCCGGAGAGGGGCTGTGCCGCAGCGACGACGGCGGACAACGCTGGCGCACGGTTTTCTCCGGCAACGTGCGCGCCGTGACCGTCGACCCCACCGACCCGGACGTGGTCTACGTCGGCACCGAGCCCATCCACCTGTTCCGCAGCGAGGACGGCGGCGGAACCTGGGAAGAGCTGTCGGCGTTGCAGGACCTGCCGTCCGAGGTGCGCGCCAAGTGGACCTACCCGCGCCCGCCGCACCGGGAGCACGTGCGCCACATCTTCGTTTCGCCGGACGATCCCCGGACCCTCTACGTCTGCCTGGAGCACGGCGGCATCGTGCGCTCCTTCGACCGCGGCGCCTCTTTCGAGGACGTGAGCGGCGGCATCGACTACCTGGACATCCACCACATCAGCACCACCCCCGCGGGCGCGGGGCCTATGTTCGTGGCCACGGCCCAGGGCTTCTTCCGCAGCGCCGATCCAGGTTCGGGCTGGCAGCGGGCGGAATACGGCATGACCCGGGACTACTTCCACGACTTCGTCTTCCTGCCGGGAGACCCGCCGGTGGTGCTCGTGGCCACCGCGGACAAGTCGCCGGGCTACTGGGACCGTCCCGAGAAGGCCCAGGGCGCGCTCTTCCGCAGCCGTGATCTGGCCGAGAACTGGGAGCGCGTGGGCGTCGACCGCGGCCTGCCCGACCACATGCCGCAGATGGTATGGGCGCTGACCCAACATCCTGAGGACTCGGGGCGCGTGTACGCCGGGTTGGGTGCCGTTTCCCGCGGCCGTTCCAGCGACGCCAGCCAGAAGGGCAGGGGCGACATTCTCGTCTCCGAAGACGAGGGCGAATCCTGGGAGCGGCTGCCGCTGGAGTTGCCCGCCGATAGAGTCCTGCTGGT
Protein-coding sequences here:
- a CDS encoding xanthine dehydrogenase family protein molybdopterin-binding subunit, with translation MSAVGSDVPRVDGNAKVCGSAQYTADIELPGMLHAKALRSPHPHARLVSVDVSKAAALPGVIAVVTRDDLEGLNPYYGAVVEDQPVLAIDRVRCVGDIVAAVAAEEREIAEEAVELIEVEYEPLPAVFDVVEAAEPGAPILHEERFETQAAVFREQLNLNAGGNVCSVFRAADGDVDAGFAECDEIFENTYRMPPVQHGHIEPHVATAVWESPNRLVVHTPCQNAVGLQEQLARIFDLPESGVRVVVPFVGGGYGGKTHARLEPVTALLARKAGRPVQWVLTREEVFLTGRRYGGFVRMKTGFKRDGTLVAREVEVFYDLGAYALSGPANAKTGSYVASGPYRVPNRRLTTYAVYTNLPPAGPYRGVGVPHVAWAYESEMDRIARHLGMDPLELRLKNLLQEGDVFVTGESLVSVGISDCLRQAAAGVGWRGREEQADSAGQGALRRGKGLAVIMKSTTTPTASAAGVRLNSDGSVMLLTSSTEIGQGVRTCLAQIVADRLGLPVDRVTVSAPDTDVTPYDKSTSSSRTTFHMGNAALRAAEEVREQLLEAGAQALEVDKADLELGAGGVSVRGVPDRSLTIPQLLRVKYGDSVGSVFGSCNFQVKGGLDPKTGKGKAAAFWFFSACAAEVEVDVETGKVRVLDIATSVDVGKAINPLQCWLQNEGSMLEALGAAFFEEMVFEQGQPVNGTLLEYMLPSMEDHPERFQSLLVETPHPDGPFGAKGAGEAVIPAVAPAIGNAVANALGGVNITELPLRPERIVAALAERDAGASGDRQEESEG
- a CDS encoding xanthine dehydrogenase family protein subunit M codes for the protein MRNFDLLEPKTVTEACRMLDDGEDVRPVSGGTALLILIKQGLLRPQTLVNLKKLEGANAITRDAAGAVRIEAMATIHEVETSPVVREHLPVLAAACHQVANIRIRHLATIGGNLAHGDHQSDPPGVLVALDAEVELSGTHGSRAMKLADFLLGTYETALEPGEMVTAVTVPPVRGRLVGDYLKFTTGSSEERPCAGITALVRLEDDRPVEARLAVGAVAARPLLLCEADPTEGALQQMAERAAEEIDAIPDLRGSAEYKRHLVRVLGRRALAAAWKEACP
- a CDS encoding type II toxin-antitoxin system HicB family antitoxin; the encoded protein is MGLEGSLMQFPIVIHKDEKSGYGVTVPDLPGCFSAGDTLEEAIESAYEAIACHIEGLLMDGQAIPRAASLEAHRESEDYKDGIWALAGVDVSRLSSTAKRVNITVPARVLAIIDEAAAREGQTRSALLTRAALSYVEQRSR
- a CDS encoding MFS transporter, producing the protein MGISSNLLYSLASICMASGAIGSAMLAPFYMHSKGFPVSVVGMPLVVNGVGALCSDVLSGTLASYFRSSFLLLGSMLVAVVTSLVGYAFQESLAVFLLAFAIIGLTEAMFSLAIRRIVFVQSTPEQQGKAQGQVAAALGLGFALGPTMGGFVGEWWGLDKLFLVVAVPQSLGLVFLLLARGHRTEKPVERGSLPLWRVGKGLLAQPAFLGACLAIFQSFLCLIGVTRIAFPFLAVRRGLTLDIIGTMVSISRLTDTAGRLTGGWLCDRVGTRTVILLGVFVTVPAFVLQVFGQSYIALLVPLCLMTAGFGLSNVGSTTLALQVADDSSKGVALGLIRGGTSFGRMIGPLLAGILVADLGFHWGFVALGVISFAIGGGVAGLFRRQREVV
- a CDS encoding type II toxin-antitoxin system HicA family toxin: MRSTEIIRRLKRDGWTLRNTRGSHQQFAHPEKPGHVTVKHPTKDIPTGTLRNIYRQAQWDWKDR
- a CDS encoding (2Fe-2S)-binding protein, producing MRHLITATVNGRERELSVKSNQTLLDVLRDDLRLKGTHEGCSVGVCGSCTVLVDGKPVSSCLMLASNAEGRDVLTIEGLGRDGNLDPVQQAFLNRQAFQCGFCTPGMIMAVKGLLNENPKPDEAEVRDYLSGNICRCGTYVEVMAAIEDLTAKP